GTCCGCGCAATACTTATGTCGCGAGAGCGCTGCAGAAGGCGGGCATCGGCACCTTGCTCTTCGACCTTCTGAGTGAGGAAGAAGCGGTGGATCGCGAAAATGTTTTTGACATCGATTTTCTCGGCCATCGGCTTATAGATGCCACCCGATGGCTTCGTTCGCACCAGAACGCGAACTATCCGCTCGCATACTTCGGCGCCAGCACTGGTGCTGCGGCAGCTTTGGTTGCAGCCGCGCGGGATTCCTCGATCAGAGCGATCGTTTCACGCGGAGGACGGCCTGACCTTGCGATGCGAGTTCTTCATCGGGTTAAGGCGCCTACGCTTCTGATCGTCGGCGGCGACGACAGCCCGGTCATCGAGATGAATGAGGGGGCCTTCGCGAAACTGCGCTGCGAGAAGGAGTTGAAGATTGTTCCCGGAGCGACGCATCTGTTCGAAGAACCGGGAACGCTCGAGGAAGTCGTACGCCTGGCGCGGGACTGGTTCGCGCGCCACCTGGCGACCGAAGCGCGGAGCGAGGAAGCATCGTCGGATTGCCCTCACGCCGATGAGGATCTGATATTTCGCGATCGCTCCGATGCCGGCCGAAAGCTCGCCGCAGCGCTCAAGAAGTACAAGGATCGAAATCCCGTCGTGCTGGGCGTGCCGCGCGGCGGCGTTCCGGTAGCATTCGAGGTTGCGCGCGCACTCAACGCACCCCTCGATGTCATCATCGTTC
This is a stretch of genomic DNA from Candidatus Binataceae bacterium. It encodes these proteins:
- a CDS encoding phosphoribosyltransferase family protein, with product MERQQKTSQVRIPSDAIQLEGTLTVPADAIGIVLFAHGSGSSRLSPRNTYVARALQKAGIGTLLFDLLSEEEAVDRENVFDIDFLGHRLIDATRWLRSHQNANYPLAYFGASTGAAAALVAAARDSSIRAIVSRGGRPDLAMRVLHRVKAPTLLIVGGDDSPVIEMNEGAFAKLRCEKELKIVPGATHLFEEPGTLEEVVRLARDWFARHLATEARSEEASSDCPHADEDLIFRDRSDAGRKLAAALKKYKDRNPVVLGVPRGGVPVAFEVARALNAPLDVIIVRKLGAPGQSELGIGAVVDGDHPQTILNRDVMSAVGVSRDYLEREIHNQLKEIHRRNEVYRGGRPRVALKDRTVIVVDDGIATGGSIRAALRGVRQEQARKIVLAVPVGPSDAIESLRDEVDDVVSLTT